A window of the Gammaproteobacteria bacterium genome harbors these coding sequences:
- the pdxJ gene encoding pyridoxine 5'-phosphate synthase has product MTILLGVNIDHVATIRQARGTRYPDPIQAAIEVEQAGADSVTLHLREDRRHIQDRDVEMLRDILLTRMNLEMAVTDEMLVIAERIKPEDCCLVPERRAELTTEGGLDVAGHRERLRDACARLKAAGIRVSLFVDADPAQIEASADVGASVIEIHTGHYAELTDHRARDAELKRINAAVNLGTTLGMQVNAGHGLNYQNIAPIAAIPELRELNIGHAIVARALFTGLQESVREMKRLMLEARRR; this is encoded by the coding sequence GTGACTATTCTATTGGGCGTCAATATTGATCACGTAGCCACGATTCGTCAGGCACGTGGAACCCGTTACCCCGATCCGATTCAGGCGGCGATCGAGGTTGAGCAGGCCGGGGCCGATTCGGTGACCTTGCACCTGCGCGAAGACCGGCGCCATATCCAGGACCGTGATGTCGAAATGTTGCGCGATATTCTCCTGACGCGCATGAATCTGGAAATGGCGGTGACTGATGAAATGCTGGTAATCGCCGAACGGATCAAACCCGAAGATTGCTGTCTTGTGCCAGAGCGTCGCGCCGAACTGACGACGGAGGGTGGTCTTGATGTCGCTGGTCACCGTGAAAGACTGCGCGATGCCTGTGCGCGCCTCAAGGCGGCTGGGATTCGCGTTTCATTGTTTGTCGATGCCGATCCGGCCCAAATAGAAGCCTCGGCCGATGTGGGTGCCTCGGTCATTGAAATTCATACCGGTCATTACGCAGAGTTAACAGATCATCGTGCCAGAGACGCCGAATTGAAGCGCATTAACGCCGCCGTCAATCTTGGGACGACGTTGGGAATGCAGGTCAACGCCGGCCATGGTTTGAACTATCAAAATATCGCCCCCATTGCGGCGATTCCGGAGTTACGGGAATTGAATATCGGTCATGCCATTGTCGCCCGCGCGTTATTTACCGGATTACAGGAATCTGTCAGAGAAATGAAGCGCCTGATGTTGGAGGCGCGGCGTCGTTGA
- the recO gene encoding DNA repair protein RecO has product MHRGYILHRRPYRDTSHILDVFTEEHGRLGLVARGGRGRREWQGLLQPFVPLLLSWSGRGELATLTAIESAGAAHSLAGTPLLCGFYLNELLLRLLQRFDPHAQLFNVYATTLSVLARVNENPGEIEWGLRIFERDLLQELGYGLVLDHDVETGDPIQETETYRYVLGHGPVWCESDLVEHAADAMLHGHSLLALHQGQCHDPGSLREVKRLMRAAIDQQLAGRPLHSRRLLRDLHAY; this is encoded by the coding sequence CTGCATCGCGGTTACATCTTACACCGCCGCCCTTATCGCGATACTAGCCATATTCTAGATGTTTTCACCGAAGAGCATGGACGACTTGGCCTGGTCGCTCGCGGCGGGCGTGGACGTCGTGAATGGCAAGGATTATTGCAACCGTTTGTCCCGCTATTGCTGTCTTGGTCCGGGCGTGGTGAATTGGCGACTTTAACTGCCATTGAGTCCGCAGGCGCGGCGCATTCACTGGCGGGTACACCGTTGTTGTGCGGGTTCTATCTCAACGAGCTACTGTTACGCCTATTGCAGCGTTTCGATCCGCATGCGCAATTGTTTAATGTCTACGCCACTACCTTGAGTGTTCTTGCCCGCGTGAATGAAAATCCGGGTGAGATTGAATGGGGGTTGCGCATCTTCGAACGCGATCTGTTACAGGAGTTGGGTTATGGTCTGGTGCTGGATCATGATGTAGAGACGGGCGATCCGATCCAGGAGACGGAAACCTACCGTTATGTCCTTGGTCATGGGCCGGTGTGGTGTGAGTCCGATCTCGTAGAACATGCCGCCGATGCTATGCTCCATGGCCATAGCTTACTGGCCTTGCACCAAGGACAGTGTCATGACCCGGGCAGCTTGCGTGAGGTCAAACGCTTGATGCGAGCCGCCATTGATCAACAACTGGCTGGGCGTCCGCTTCATAGTCGTCGCCTATTGCGTGACCTCCACGCTTATTGA
- the era gene encoding GTPase Era, producing the protein MVDNSDHFRCGYASIVGRPNVGKSTLLNRILGQKISITSHRPQTTRHRIIGIHTTEQYQAIYVDTPGLHQAQGKAMNRYLNRAASSAMNDVDVIIFVVDGLKWTDEDEWIAQRLSEQKTPVILVINKIDELEKEALLPHIQKLATKMQFHSVIPLSARVGSNVEALDREVSQLLPLNSPVFPEDQVTDRSMRFLAAEIIREKLMRRLGQELPYALTVEIESYKEQDAMVHIHAVIWVERDGQKAIVIGKKGQVLKQIGQQAREDLEKQLEQKVFLQLWVKVKEGWSSDERALRSLGYSDE; encoded by the coding sequence ATGGTAGATAATAGCGATCATTTCCGTTGCGGTTACGCATCCATCGTCGGGCGTCCCAATGTGGGTAAATCCACATTGCTGAATCGAATCCTGGGGCAGAAAATCAGCATTACCTCGCATCGTCCACAAACGACACGTCATCGGATTATTGGGATTCACACCACGGAGCAGTACCAGGCCATTTATGTCGATACGCCTGGCCTGCATCAGGCGCAGGGAAAGGCAATGAATCGTTATCTTAATCGTGCCGCCAGCAGCGCGATGAATGATGTTGATGTCATCATTTTCGTGGTGGATGGGCTCAAATGGACCGATGAAGATGAATGGATCGCGCAACGTCTTAGCGAGCAAAAAACGCCAGTGATTCTGGTGATCAATAAGATTGATGAGCTTGAGAAAGAGGCGTTATTGCCGCACATCCAAAAGCTGGCGACCAAGATGCAATTTCACTCGGTGATTCCTTTGTCGGCGCGCGTCGGTAGCAATGTCGAGGCGCTGGATCGTGAAGTCAGTCAACTGTTGCCACTCAACTCACCGGTCTTCCCTGAAGATCAAGTGACAGACCGCAGCATGCGTTTTCTGGCCGCCGAAATCATCCGTGAAAAACTCATGCGGCGCCTGGGGCAGGAGTTGCCTTACGCGTTGACGGTAGAGATCGAATCTTACAAGGAACAAGACGCTATGGTGCACATCCACGCCGTTATTTGGGTGGAACGCGATGGGCAAAAAGCCATAGTGATCGGCAAAAAGGGCCAGGTATTGAAACAAATCGGTCAACAGGCGCGCGAAGATCTGGAGAAACAATTAGAACAAAAGGTATTTCTCCAGCTATGGGTCAAAGTCAAGGAAGGTTGGTCTTCTGACGAGCGCGCACTGCGTAGTTTGGGCTATTCCGACGAGTAG
- the rnc gene encoding ribonuclease III: MEKLLRRIGYNFQDASLLRLALTHRSVSNTNNERLEFLGDAILGFLIAEELYRRFPTAAEGEMSRLRASLVKGQTLAVIASELELGEFMLLGSGELKSGGYRRDSILACTLEALIGAVYLDGGEAACRPLVQSLFASRLDQVSPDMVEKDPKTQLQEYLQARKLPLPVYDLSKVEGEAHSQTFYVECRVTGLPEPTMGEGRSRRFAEQAAASVALQKLSGTKKSSRNE, encoded by the coding sequence ATGGAAAAGCTTCTTCGCCGCATTGGTTATAACTTTCAGGATGCAAGTCTACTCCGTCTGGCGCTGACCCATCGTAGCGTCAGCAATACCAACAATGAGCGTCTCGAATTTTTGGGGGATGCCATATTGGGTTTTCTCATCGCCGAGGAACTGTATCGTCGTTTTCCGACGGCCGCCGAAGGTGAGATGAGCCGCTTGCGGGCCAGTTTGGTGAAGGGGCAAACCTTGGCCGTGATTGCCAGCGAGTTGGAGCTTGGCGAGTTCATGCTGTTAGGCTCTGGCGAGTTGAAGAGTGGCGGTTATCGCCGCGATTCGATTTTGGCCTGTACCCTGGAGGCGCTGATCGGCGCGGTTTATCTTGATGGCGGTGAAGCCGCATGCCGCCCATTGGTCCAGTCCTTGTTTGCGTCACGTCTTGATCAGGTTTCTCCAGACATGGTGGAGAAAGATCCCAAAACTCAGTTACAGGAATATCTTCAGGCTCGGAAATTGCCTTTACCAGTATATGATTTGAGCAAGGTTGAAGGTGAAGCGCATTCACAGACGTTTTATGTCGAATGTCGAGTGACCGGATTGCCCGAGCCAACGATGGGTGAAGGACGTAGCCGCAGGTTTGCAGAGCAAGCAGCGGCGAGTGTGGCCTTGCAGAAATTATCCGGCACTAAAAAGTCATCGAGGAATGAATAA
- a CDS encoding DUF4845 domain-containing protein, translating to MIMAPRKQQGMTAISFIILLMIFGFIGMIAIKLFPVYLEHFKVSSALKSMASDQRSKDASDDEIKETIMKKLQIDDVKSLTKDDIQISDSRDGRTVTIEYESRVNMVGNVDAVVKFEGERVEIH from the coding sequence ATGATCATGGCACCACGCAAGCAGCAAGGAATGACGGCGATAAGTTTTATAATCCTGTTGATGATATTTGGTTTCATCGGCATGATCGCGATCAAGCTATTTCCCGTGTATTTGGAGCACTTCAAGGTTTCTTCGGCCCTCAAAAGCATGGCAAGCGATCAACGCTCAAAAGATGCCAGTGATGATGAAATTAAAGAAACCATCATGAAAAAACTCCAGATCGATGATGTCAAAAGCCTGACCAAAGACGACATACAGATTAGCGATTCACGTGATGGGCGGACGGTCACCATTGAATATGAATCCAGGGTCAATATGGTGGGCAATGTTGACGCCGTGGTTAAATTTGAAGGCGAAAGAGTTGAGATTCATTAG
- the lepB gene encoding signal peptidase I, giving the protein MDFDFEAMLVFATLVTGMVWAIDLILWKPKRQRAADQLKQQGIEGEPVAAVSKEPILVEYARSFFPVILIVLLLRSFLIEPFRIPSGSMMPTLLSGDFILVNKYTYGVRLPVLHTKLIEFGSPKRGDIVVFRYPKEPSVDYIKRVVGLPGDRVVYLGRQLYINGELVPTQSQGIYVATGEGYMPGADLRTEKLGEVDHKLLVVESRPSLGGEFVVPEGHYFVMGDNRDNSNDSRVWGFVPDENLVGRAFMIWMSWDSILKRVSWERIGEFVE; this is encoded by the coding sequence ATGGATTTCGATTTTGAGGCAATGCTGGTATTCGCGACCCTGGTGACGGGCATGGTCTGGGCGATCGATCTGATTTTATGGAAGCCGAAACGTCAGCGTGCTGCTGATCAATTGAAGCAGCAGGGCATTGAAGGTGAGCCGGTTGCCGCCGTCTCAAAAGAGCCGATACTGGTGGAGTACGCCCGCTCTTTTTTCCCGGTTATCCTGATTGTGTTGTTGTTAAGATCGTTTCTGATCGAACCCTTTCGCATTCCATCAGGGTCAATGATGCCGACGCTGTTATCAGGCGACTTCATCCTGGTGAACAAATATACTTACGGCGTGCGATTACCGGTATTGCATACAAAGCTGATCGAATTTGGTAGTCCAAAGCGTGGTGACATCGTCGTCTTCCGTTATCCTAAGGAGCCGTCGGTCGATTACATCAAGCGTGTTGTTGGGTTGCCTGGGGATCGTGTCGTGTACTTGGGCCGACAACTCTATATCAATGGTGAATTGGTGCCGACTCAATCGCAGGGGATCTATGTTGCGACTGGAGAAGGGTATATGCCCGGGGCTGACTTGCGTACAGAAAAACTGGGAGAAGTCGATCATAAGTTATTAGTGGTTGAAAGCAGACCTTCCCTGGGTGGTGAATTTGTCGTGCCCGAGGGGCATTATTTTGTGATGGGTGATAATCGGGATAACAGTAATGATAGCCGGGTCTGGGGCTTTGTCCCGGATGAGAATCTCGTCGGCCGGGCGTTTATGATCTGGATGAGCTGGGACTCGATTTTGAAACGGGTATCCTGGGAACGCATTGGTGAATTTGTCGAGTAA
- the lepA gene encoding elongation factor 4: MNHIRNFSIIAHIDHGKSTLADRLIQLCGGLQAREMSEQVLDSMDIERERGITIKAQSVTLRYKAADGEIYQLNLIDTPGHVDFSYEVSRSLAACEGALLVVDASQGVEAQSVANCNTAIDQGLEVMPVLNKIDLPAADPDRVSKEIEDIIGIDATDAVQVSAKTGKNIDLLLEEIVRRIPPPKGDPDAPLQALIIDSWFDNYLGVVSLVRVFNGTLAVKRKMKVMSTGGIHEIDSVGVFTPKRKETGVLKAGEVGFVIAGIKEINGAPVGDTLTDAAKPADKPLPGFKPIQPRVFAGLFPISSDDYEDFRDALAKLRLNDAALFYEPESSTALGFGFRCGFLGMLHMEIVQERLEREYNLELITTAPTVIYEVVTTSGETMKVDNPSKLPDAGKIAEIREPIIVANILVPQEYVGNVIGLCVEKRGVQKRLHYAGNQVSMQYELPMAEVVLDFFDRLKSVSRGYASLDYQFERFQTANVVKLDVMINGERVDALSLIVHRDQAFYRGRELVEKMQELIPRQMFEVAIQAAIGSHIIARSTVKALRKNVTAKCYGGDASRKRKLLEKQKEGKKRMKQVGSVEIPQEAFLSILHVGKK, encoded by the coding sequence ATGAATCATATCCGAAATTTCTCCATTATTGCCCACATTGACCACGGTAAATCGACACTGGCAGACCGGCTGATTCAGCTCTGTGGCGGGCTTCAAGCCCGTGAAATGTCAGAGCAGGTCCTGGATTCAATGGACATCGAGCGCGAACGTGGGATTACCATCAAGGCCCAGAGTGTGACCTTGAGATACAAGGCCGCTGACGGAGAAATCTATCAACTCAACCTCATCGATACCCCCGGCCATGTGGACTTCTCATATGAAGTGTCGCGTTCATTGGCGGCCTGTGAGGGGGCCTTGCTGGTGGTGGATGCCTCACAGGGCGTTGAGGCCCAAAGCGTTGCCAACTGTAATACCGCTATAGATCAAGGCTTGGAAGTCATGCCGGTCCTCAACAAGATCGATTTGCCTGCGGCCGATCCTGATCGTGTCTCCAAGGAAATTGAAGATATTATCGGCATCGATGCCACGGATGCGGTGCAGGTGAGCGCCAAAACAGGCAAGAATATCGATCTGCTGCTGGAAGAAATCGTAAGACGGATTCCGCCACCAAAAGGTGATCCGGATGCGCCCTTGCAAGCGCTGATTATCGACTCCTGGTTCGATAACTATCTCGGTGTGGTTTCGCTGGTACGGGTGTTTAATGGAACCCTGGCCGTCAAGCGCAAAATGAAGGTCATGTCGACGGGTGGCATTCATGAGATCGATAGCGTCGGAGTTTTTACGCCCAAGCGCAAGGAGACCGGTGTGCTCAAGGCGGGCGAGGTTGGTTTTGTTATCGCCGGTATTAAAGAAATTAATGGCGCGCCGGTAGGCGATACCTTGACGGATGCAGCCAAACCAGCAGACAAACCTTTGCCCGGATTCAAGCCGATCCAGCCGCGCGTCTTCGCCGGATTATTCCCGATCAGCTCGGACGATTATGAAGATTTTCGCGATGCACTGGCTAAATTACGCTTGAATGATGCAGCGTTGTTCTATGAACCGGAATCATCGACCGCCTTGGGATTTGGTTTCCGCTGTGGGTTTCTCGGCATGCTGCACATGGAGATTGTGCAAGAGCGCCTGGAACGTGAATACAATCTGGAGTTGATCACTACCGCACCGACCGTAATTTATGAGGTCGTCACCACCAGCGGTGAAACCATGAAGGTTGATAACCCGTCGAAATTGCCCGATGCCGGGAAGATTGCTGAAATTCGCGAGCCGATTATTGTCGCCAATATCCTGGTGCCGCAAGAGTACGTGGGTAACGTGATTGGATTGTGTGTTGAAAAACGTGGTGTTCAGAAACGTTTGCATTACGCCGGGAACCAGGTTTCCATGCAATATGAATTACCTATGGCCGAAGTCGTACTCGATTTCTTTGATCGTCTGAAATCGGTCAGCCGCGGTTATGCCTCGCTGGATTATCAGTTTGAGCGCTTCCAGACAGCTAATGTCGTTAAGCTGGATGTCATGATCAACGGCGAGCGTGTTGATGCCTTGTCTCTGATTGTGCATCGTGATCAGGCCTTTTATCGCGGCCGGGAGCTGGTCGAAAAGATGCAGGAATTGATACCGCGCCAAATGTTTGAAGTCGCCATTCAGGCGGCCATCGGCTCTCACATCATTGCCCGCTCCACGGTCAAGGCATTGCGTAAAAACGTGACCGCAAAATGTTATGGCGGTGATGCCAGCCGTAAACGCAAATTGTTGGAAAAACAAAAAGAAGGCAAGAAGCGCATGAAGCAGGTGGGCTCGGTCGAGATTCCACAAGAAGCATTTCTATCTATTCTCCACGTAGGAAAAAAATAA
- a CDS encoding DegQ family serine endoprotease yields the protein MQGIMLGTVALLAWLVAGVATAAQLPDFTAIVDKNGPAVVNISTTQKKSKSNGVPHGKQMPRFPEGTPFDEFFRKFYDEDGNGNGEPRDFEARSLGSGFIISADGYILTNNHVVKDADEIIVRLRDRREVEAKVIGSDERSDVALLKIKAENLPTVKIGDSTKLRVGEWVLAIGSPFDFDYSVTAGIVSAVGRSLPNENYVPFIQTDVAINPGNSGGPLFNMDGEVVGINAQIYSRTGGFMGLSFTIPIDLAMDVTEQLKKSGHVSRGWLGVLIQDVTRELAESFGMEKPGGALVSQILPKSPAEKAGFKVGDVITEFNGREVTGSSVLPPMVGTTPIDKKVPVKIIRDGKTKTLQVMIGELPPEEQIEVAAAPSKNGGTPNSRLKIDVAELTPAQRKELGIEKNGVLVKSVKEGPAQSAGVREGDVLMMINNTEVKSLAQFKELVDELPAGKPVPVLIQRQGGPVFVALKLNGKE from the coding sequence ATGCAAGGAATTATGTTGGGTACTGTGGCCCTGCTGGCATGGTTAGTGGCTGGTGTGGCTACGGCTGCTCAGCTTCCGGATTTTACTGCTATTGTCGACAAGAATGGTCCGGCAGTGGTGAATATCAGTACGACACAGAAGAAATCCAAGAGTAATGGCGTGCCTCATGGCAAGCAAATGCCTCGATTCCCTGAAGGCACGCCGTTTGATGAATTTTTCCGCAAGTTCTATGACGAGGATGGAAATGGTAATGGCGAGCCTCGCGATTTTGAGGCCCGATCGCTGGGGTCCGGATTCATTATCTCAGCCGATGGTTATATCTTGACCAACAATCACGTCGTGAAAGATGCCGATGAGATCATTGTGCGCTTGCGGGATCGTCGTGAGGTAGAGGCCAAGGTGATCGGCAGCGATGAACGCAGCGACGTTGCATTATTGAAAATAAAGGCCGAAAACCTGCCCACGGTAAAGATTGGTGACTCCACTAAGTTGCGAGTCGGGGAATGGGTGTTGGCGATTGGTTCCCCCTTTGATTTCGATTATTCGGTGACGGCCGGGATTGTGAGTGCCGTGGGCCGTAGCCTTCCGAATGAGAATTACGTGCCCTTCATTCAAACCGATGTCGCCATCAATCCAGGCAATTCCGGTGGTCCGTTGTTCAATATGGATGGCGAGGTTGTCGGGATAAACGCTCAGATTTACAGTCGCACCGGTGGCTTTATGGGCTTGTCGTTCACGATTCCTATCGACCTGGCGATGGATGTGACGGAACAATTGAAAAAGAGTGGTCATGTCAGCCGTGGCTGGTTGGGTGTCCTGATTCAGGATGTGACCCGTGAACTGGCGGAATCGTTTGGCATGGAGAAGCCAGGAGGCGCATTGGTGTCCCAAATTTTGCCGAAGAGTCCTGCGGAAAAGGCGGGGTTCAAGGTGGGTGATGTCATTACCGAATTTAACGGCAGAGAGGTCACGGGATCCTCAGTGTTGCCGCCGATGGTGGGGACGACGCCCATCGACAAAAAAGTGCCGGTCAAGATCATTCGTGATGGCAAGACCAAAACACTACAAGTGATGATTGGTGAGTTGCCGCCGGAAGAGCAAATTGAAGTGGCAGCGGCACCCAGTAAGAATGGGGGTACGCCGAATAGCCGTCTCAAGATAGATGTGGCGGAACTAACGCCAGCTCAACGCAAAGAGCTAGGCATTGAAAAGAACGGTGTATTAGTGAAGTCGGTCAAGGAAGGTCCAGCGCAGTCGGCCGGAGTTCGTGAGGGCGATGTGCTGATGATGATCAATAACACGGAAGTCAAAAGCCTTGCCCAATTCAAGGAACTGGTGGATGAGTTGCCAGCGGGCAAGCCGGTTCCCGTGTTGATCCAGCGCCAGGGAGGTCCGGTATTTGTTGCCCTGAAATTGAACGGCAAGGAGTGA
- a CDS encoding SoxR reducing system RseC family protein — translation MIEERGQVVSAEGEFAWIETYRKTACQSCSVNKGCGTGALSDYLGKRMDKVKVLNPVGAKIGDKVVVGLQESALLRGSLAIYFVPLVLMIIGALVGGAVAVNLGYVANDGVTAVAGLLGLALGFVWVRFFSSRIAADSRYQLLILRLDHEAGQCNIIEGITAKEAM, via the coding sequence ATGATCGAAGAACGTGGACAAGTGGTTTCTGCCGAGGGCGAGTTCGCCTGGATCGAGACCTATCGTAAAACAGCATGTCAAAGCTGTAGCGTGAACAAAGGTTGCGGCACCGGTGCATTGAGCGACTATCTTGGCAAGCGCATGGATAAGGTCAAGGTATTGAATCCCGTTGGCGCCAAGATTGGCGACAAGGTGGTGGTCGGGCTTCAGGAAAGCGCGTTGTTGCGCGGGTCCTTGGCAATATACTTTGTGCCGCTGGTATTGATGATAATTGGCGCGCTTGTGGGGGGGGCCGTGGCGGTTAATCTGGGTTATGTTGCCAATGACGGTGTGACTGCGGTTGCCGGATTGCTTGGTCTGGCGTTGGGTTTTGTTTGGGTGAGATTTTTTTCATCCAGAATCGCGGCGGATAGTCGCTATCAGTTGCTCATTCTGCGTCTTGATCATGAGGCAGGTCAGTGCAATATCATCGAAGGAATCACAGCTAAGGAGGCCATGTGA
- a CDS encoding MucB/RseB C-terminal domain-containing protein → MLISSPFRKTLNGSHCCVLMLLLSMMKVAVAEESIDARQWLVKMSTALQQLNYEGTFVYRADDELAAMRVVHQIGPQGDRELLQTLTGEKRESVNENQQFNYFANKMDAESDSIAKHLAEVEKYYLLKMGEKDRVAGRIARIVIVNPKDEYRYGYRLWLDESTGLLLRSDLIAVDGRVIEQVMFTSMAIGKASPRKTPLKPAAGVKGVGSADAKPVINQWRVTKLPAGFSQIESPALKQEGNGVHRIFTDGLASVSLFVEKAKSKDDAFVGVSRMGAVSAFGNLMDGHQLTVVGEVPEATVKMIGASVTH, encoded by the coding sequence ATGTTGATCTCGTCCCCATTCCGCAAAACGTTAAATGGCAGTCATTGTTGTGTTTTGATGCTGTTGTTATCGATGATGAAGGTTGCTGTTGCCGAAGAATCGATCGACGCGCGGCAGTGGTTGGTGAAAATGTCCACCGCATTACAGCAGCTTAATTACGAAGGCACCTTCGTTTATCGGGCGGATGATGAATTGGCTGCCATGCGGGTAGTCCATCAGATAGGTCCGCAAGGTGATCGTGAACTGTTGCAAACATTGACCGGCGAAAAGCGGGAATCGGTGAACGAAAACCAGCAATTTAATTACTTTGCCAATAAAATGGATGCGGAGAGTGACAGTATCGCCAAACATTTGGCCGAGGTCGAAAAATACTACCTGCTTAAAATGGGTGAAAAAGATCGCGTGGCCGGGCGCATCGCGCGGATCGTGATTGTAAATCCAAAGGACGAATATCGCTACGGATACCGTTTATGGCTGGATGAAAGTACGGGCCTGCTTTTGCGCTCGGATTTGATAGCGGTAGATGGTCGCGTGATTGAGCAAGTAATGTTTACGTCGATGGCGATCGGAAAAGCATCCCCCAGAAAGACGCCTCTCAAGCCAGCTGCTGGCGTTAAAGGAGTGGGCAGTGCGGATGCTAAGCCGGTGATCAATCAGTGGCGAGTGACGAAGTTGCCGGCCGGGTTTTCGCAGATCGAGAGTCCAGCATTAAAGCAGGAAGGTAATGGCGTGCATCGCATTTTTACCGATGGTTTGGCCTCGGTATCGCTGTTTGTTGAAAAAGCGAAGTCCAAGGATGATGCCTTTGTTGGCGTGTCGCGCATGGGTGCTGTCAGCGCCTTTGGCAATTTAATGGATGGCCATCAGCTTACTGTAGTGGGCGAAGTACCGGAGGCTACAGTAAAAATGATAGGCGCCTCGGTAACACATTAA
- a CDS encoding zf-HC2 domain-containing protein: MADEDVKESISALVDGELSAPEMQSVIRHLRTNDEDRCCWHNYHLIGDALRNNLPPAMDNRLAERVSAAIASEPVLQVTITSAKAVRKKANHTRSVAGFAVAASVAVVGFLGFSMIAVEDQPVTARVASIASSPVIPIVEQNHYQQVHGLQWTEQQPAVQSRLNAYLQNHQQLSGAMVINGRMVPRAQFAVEMQAYNQ; encoded by the coding sequence ATGGCGGATGAAGATGTGAAAGAGAGTATTTCGGCGTTGGTGGATGGAGAATTATCCGCGCCGGAAATGCAAAGCGTGATTCGGCATTTACGTACCAACGATGAAGATCGTTGTTGTTGGCATAATTATCATCTTATTGGGGATGCCCTCCGTAATAATCTACCACCGGCAATGGATAACCGCCTTGCAGAGCGTGTTAGCGCTGCCATCGCCTCGGAACCTGTACTTCAAGTTACCATCACCTCCGCCAAAGCCGTTCGTAAAAAAGCAAACCACACCCGTTCCGTAGCAGGGTTCGCTGTGGCAGCTTCGGTAGCAGTAGTGGGATTTTTGGGGTTCTCAATGATCGCGGTTGAAGATCAGCCGGTGACGGCACGAGTAGCTTCCATCGCATCTTCACCGGTAATACCAATCGTCGAACAAAACCATTATCAGCAGGTTCACGGCTTGCAGTGGACAGAGCAGCAACCCGCAGTTCAATCCAGACTCAATGCTTATCTTCAAAATCATCAACAGCTTTCTGGCGCGATGGTGATTAATGGCAGGATGGTGCCTCGGGCGCAATTTGCGGTCGAGATGCAGGCATATAACCAGTAG
- the rpoE gene encoding RNA polymerase sigma factor RpoE, whose product MGEHVTDQALVERVQGGDKAAYDLLVLKYQNKLIHLIGRYIHDNDEVFDVAQDAFIKAYRSLPNFRGESAFYTWLYRIAINTAKNYLVARGRRPPGSDIDVEDAEQLEGVSDLKDYDTPERMLLKDEIERVVASSIDELPDDLKTAITLRELEGLSYEEIAEAMGCPVGTVRSRIFRAREAIQKRLQPLL is encoded by the coding sequence ATGGGGGAACATGTAACCGACCAGGCGCTAGTAGAACGCGTCCAGGGCGGTGATAAGGCGGCGTATGACCTCCTGGTGTTGAAGTATCAGAATAAGCTGATCCACTTGATCGGGCGCTATATTCATGATAATGATGAGGTTTTTGATGTTGCCCAGGATGCCTTCATTAAGGCTTACCGATCCTTGCCGAACTTCCGGGGTGAGAGTGCTTTTTATACGTGGCTGTATCGGATTGCGATCAATACTGCCAAGAATTATCTCGTTGCTCGGGGACGGCGGCCACCTGGCAGTGATATTGATGTTGAGGATGCGGAACAATTAGAGGGGGTGAGTGATCTAAAGGATTACGATACGCCTGAGCGGATGTTGTTGAAGGATGAGATCGAACGGGTGGTGGCGAGCAGCATTGACGAGTTGCCCGATGATCTGAAGACGGCGATTACACTTCGGGAGCTCGAAGGATTGAGTTACGAAGAAATTGCCGAAGCAATGGGTTGCCCGGTAGGTACGGTGAGATCACGTATCTTTCGGGCGCGAGAGGCAATACAGAAACGGCTGCAACCACTGCTTTAA